A window of the Desulforapulum autotrophicum HRM2 genome harbors these coding sequences:
- the dusB gene encoding tRNA dihydrouridine synthase DusB — protein sequence MKIGDLEIRGRTVLAPLAGITNLPFRIIAKGCGCTLVCSEMVSAKGLEFNSEKTVQLLRTDACERPVSVQIFGAEALSMANAARWIAERNVADIIDINFGCSVKKVARTGAGVALMKDMDNARAIIRAVRRAVSMPFTIKIRSGWDSSASQAFDIARMAEDNGVDAIAIHPRTAAQGFRGRADWSMIARLKEMLTIPVIGNGDITTPEQGVAMIQETGCDGVMVGRAAMGNPFIFGGIEALLRGEAWNEPSPMEIFQIMEEMVESHVAYLGERPACRMMRSRLAWFVKGFAGASVFRRELTGIETLDQAMALIRRYEADFESDTQRETLV from the coding sequence ATGAAAATAGGAGATCTTGAGATCAGGGGGAGAACTGTTCTTGCACCCCTTGCCGGTATTACCAACCTTCCCTTCAGGATCATTGCAAAAGGCTGTGGCTGCACCCTGGTCTGCTCTGAGATGGTCAGTGCCAAAGGACTTGAGTTTAACTCAGAAAAGACGGTTCAACTTCTCCGGACCGATGCGTGTGAACGGCCCGTGTCTGTCCAGATTTTTGGTGCCGAGGCCTTGTCCATGGCCAATGCGGCCCGGTGGATAGCGGAGAGAAACGTGGCTGATATCATTGATATCAACTTTGGCTGCAGTGTTAAAAAGGTGGCCAGGACCGGGGCCGGTGTGGCTCTGATGAAGGATATGGATAATGCCCGGGCCATTATCCGGGCCGTGCGCAGGGCCGTATCCATGCCCTTTACCATTAAAATTCGTTCGGGTTGGGACAGTTCGGCCTCCCAGGCCTTTGACATTGCCCGCATGGCAGAGGATAACGGGGTTGATGCCATTGCTATCCATCCCAGGACTGCAGCCCAGGGGTTCAGGGGCAGGGCAGACTGGTCGATGATCGCGCGGTTAAAGGAGATGCTCACCATTCCCGTGATCGGAAACGGGGATATCACAACCCCTGAGCAAGGGGTTGCAATGATTCAGGAGACCGGGTGTGACGGCGTCATGGTCGGCCGGGCTGCCATGGGCAATCCCTTTATCTTTGGCGGCATTGAGGCCCTTCTCAGGGGTGAGGCCTGGAATGAACCATCCCCCATGGAAATCTTTCAAATCATGGAGGAAATGGTGGAGTCCCATGTGGCCTACCTTGGGGAAAGACCGGCCTGCAGGATGATGCGAAGCAGGCTTGCCTGGTTTGTCAAGGGGTTTGCCGGTGCTTCGGTTTTTAGAAGGGAGCTTACCGGGATTGAAACCCTGGACCAGGCCATGGCGTTGATTCGCCGGTATGAAGCAGACTTTGAGTCTGACACCCAGAGGGAGACCCTGGTTTAA
- a CDS encoding aminotransferase class I/II-fold pyridoxal phosphate-dependent enzyme, translating to MSIEKLDRALEAEIDDLAAQGRAKAEERVITRYLPPLGSKGPRYCLAGMDKQFIRMNSNSYLSLSNHPKLIQAADKATHDFGVGPGAVRFIDGTFVYHQALESRVADFVDKPGAKIFNSAYTANCGLALTLSTPATHWIGDQLNHNSIIRAMRIANVPSANKGIFHHNDMDDLRRCLDQVDPGVERVVVVFDGIFSMRGDNAPIDRIQAVVDPYVPRFRDGVITVVDDSHGIGAYGKSGRGTPEFCGRQPDIIVGTFGKAFGVNGGFIAGSATLVEAVRQKADTYIYTNPLSVADCAAATSALDVCDSAEGLKLLSNLGRRTQQFRSGLCDLGMETIDGPHPVVPLMVRDTRKTRELVETLFCNGVLVVGLTFPVVPKGDETIRFQINAAHTESDIDEVLALLKQF from the coding sequence ATGTCGATTGAAAAACTGGATAGGGCCCTTGAGGCTGAGATTGACGATCTTGCGGCCCAGGGACGGGCAAAGGCTGAAGAACGGGTGATCACACGTTATCTCCCACCCTTGGGCAGTAAAGGACCCAGATACTGCCTGGCCGGCATGGACAAACAGTTCATCCGTATGAACTCCAACTCATATCTTTCCCTTTCAAACCACCCGAAACTGATCCAGGCCGCAGACAAGGCCACACACGATTTTGGCGTGGGGCCGGGGGCTGTGCGTTTCATTGACGGGACCTTTGTTTACCATCAGGCCCTTGAATCCCGGGTGGCCGATTTTGTGGACAAACCTGGGGCAAAGATCTTTAACTCGGCCTACACGGCCAACTGTGGACTTGCCCTGACCCTTTCAACGCCCGCCACCCACTGGATCGGGGATCAGCTTAACCACAATAGCATTATCCGGGCCATGCGCATCGCCAATGTGCCCTCGGCCAACAAGGGGATCTTTCACCACAATGATATGGACGATCTCCGGCGCTGCCTTGACCAGGTGGATCCGGGTGTGGAAAGGGTGGTGGTGGTCTTTGACGGCATCTTCAGCATGCGGGGGGACAATGCGCCCATTGATCGCATCCAGGCCGTTGTTGACCCCTATGTTCCACGATTCAGGGACGGGGTGATCACCGTGGTGGACGATTCCCACGGTATCGGGGCCTATGGAAAGAGCGGCCGGGGAACCCCTGAATTTTGCGGCCGGCAGCCAGACATCATTGTCGGTACCTTTGGTAAGGCCTTTGGCGTGAACGGCGGGTTTATTGCCGGCAGTGCCACCCTGGTCGAAGCCGTGCGGCAGAAGGCCGACACCTACATCTATACCAACCCTTTGAGTGTTGCCGACTGTGCCGCTGCAACCTCTGCCCTGGATGTCTGTGACAGTGCCGAGGGTCTTAAACTTCTCTCTAACCTTGGACGAAGAACCCAGCAGTTTCGTTCGGGACTTTGTGACCTTGGCATGGAAACCATTGACGGCCCCCATCCCGTGGTTCCCCTGATGGTGCGGGACACCCGCAAAACCCGGGAACTGGTTGAAACGCTTTTTTGTAACGGGGTACTGGTCGTGGGGCTCACCTTTCCCGTGGTGCCAAAGGGAGACGAGACCATACGTTTCCAGATCAATGCAGCCCATACGGAATCGGACATTGACGAAGTTCTGGCCCTGTTGAAACAATTTTAA
- a CDS encoding ribonuclease H-like domain-containing protein codes for MLNNTFHHIPGIGLKTEQQLWDAGLDHWDRLNNPTGLNLSPRRLETLTRHVDQSRQEMERGNYSYFSERLPPAYHWRFFPEFRHSMVYLDIETTGLEPSYESITTIALYDGITIRYYVKGENLDRFPEEISQYKAIVTYNGKCFDVPFIEHEFGIRLDQVHIDLRYILKSLGFRGGLKGCERMLGLDRGDLDGVDGYFAILLWNDYMRNKDRRVLETLLAYNIEDVVNLETLMVKAYNLKLGQTPFAKTHAICLPQRPELPFSADTATVERIRGSWY; via the coding sequence ATGCTTAACAACACCTTTCACCACATCCCGGGCATCGGGTTGAAGACCGAGCAGCAGCTCTGGGACGCAGGGCTTGACCACTGGGACCGGCTGAACAATCCAACCGGGCTGAACCTTTCTCCCCGACGGCTTGAAACCCTGACCCGCCATGTGGATCAATCCAGACAGGAGATGGAACGGGGCAATTACAGCTATTTTTCAGAACGGCTGCCCCCTGCCTATCACTGGCGGTTTTTCCCCGAGTTCCGGCATTCCATGGTTTACCTGGACATTGAGACCACGGGCCTTGAACCCAGTTATGAGAGCATCACCACAATCGCCCTGTACGACGGCATCACTATCCGTTACTACGTCAAGGGTGAAAACCTTGACCGTTTTCCAGAGGAAATTTCCCAATATAAGGCCATTGTCACCTATAATGGCAAATGTTTTGACGTGCCCTTTATTGAGCATGAGTTCGGCATCCGCCTTGACCAGGTTCACATCGATCTTCGCTATATCCTGAAGAGCCTCGGGTTCAGGGGCGGCCTTAAAGGGTGTGAACGCATGCTGGGCCTGGACCGTGGGGACCTTGACGGGGTGGACGGCTATTTTGCCATCCTGCTCTGGAACGATTATATGCGCAACAAAGATCGCAGGGTCCTGGAAACCCTTCTGGCCTACAATATTGAGGATGTGGTTAATCTTGAGACCCTCATGGTAAAGGCCTACAACCTGAAGCTTGGTCAGACCCCCTTTGCAAAAACCCACGCCATCTGCCTTCCCCAGCGACCTGAGCTTCCCTTTTCAGCCGATACCGCAACGGTTGAACGTATCCGGGGGAGCTGGTATTGA